A stretch of the Sulfurimonas sp. HSL-1656 genome encodes the following:
- the metE gene encoding 5-methyltetrahydropteroyltriglutamate--homocysteine S-methyltransferase has translation MSKNYIIGYPRIGEKRELKFALERYWSGDSDLAALETCATELRRRHWQEQHNAGIGAISCNDFSYYDAMLDTCILLGAVPARFRNIKDETLRYFTMARGDSRRTAMQMTKWFNTNYHYIVPEFAAADTFAPNAAKIISEYREAKAAGITPKINLIGPLTFLGLGKSVDKNFDRYAHFDAVVECYEAVLTAVSTLDEHITVQIDEPILVTGPDAKTLSLLKRAYDRIGKTVPHIELIVATYFEHACEAVEVLAHTPISGIALDFVHGPRNMEALCTIAKSGKTLIAGVIDGRNVWRSDLDAVGNRLETIAQTVPRTLIVPATSCSLLHVPYTLDAETKLDAEIKQWLAFAKEKLAELNVVAKRFAGEALDEAELRLMQLSREAVHTRQCSPRIHDAAVQQRVASQTSTERAQPYAERIKAQREALAYPLLPTTTIGSFPQTPELRALRRDFKRGGIDAKAYEAGIKAYIDDCIAFQESIGLDVLVHGEPERNDMVEYFGEQLAGFAFSANGWVQSYGSRCVKPPLLYGDVSRPLPMTVGWTAYAQSKTAKIVKGMLTGPVTILNWSFVRDDLPRADVAAQIALAIGDEVDDLQDAGIRIIQVDEAAFKEGYPLRRENIVDYETWAVDAFRRSVACAHSETQIHTHMCYSQFNDIIHTIEAMDADVISIETARSGNALLRIFKEVGYKQEVGPGVYDIHSPRIPPVAEMVEQINALLEVLPQEQLWINPDCGLKTRKWEEVKPSLANMVEAVREVRASFDAIIASKKGDAAWTNPSRSSTATSGL, from the coding sequence ATGTCAAAAAACTACATTATCGGCTACCCGCGCATCGGAGAGAAACGCGAACTGAAATTCGCCCTGGAGCGCTACTGGAGCGGCGACAGCGACCTCGCCGCCCTGGAAACGTGCGCGACGGAACTGCGCCGCCGCCACTGGCAGGAGCAGCATAACGCCGGCATCGGCGCGATCAGCTGCAACGATTTCAGCTATTACGACGCGATGCTCGATACCTGTATCCTGCTCGGTGCGGTCCCGGCCCGTTTCCGCAACATCAAAGACGAGACGCTCCGCTACTTCACGATGGCCAGAGGCGACAGCCGTCGCACCGCAATGCAGATGACCAAGTGGTTCAACACCAACTACCACTACATCGTCCCCGAGTTCGCTGCCGCAGACACCTTCGCGCCGAACGCCGCGAAGATCATCTCCGAATACCGCGAAGCGAAGGCCGCGGGGATCACCCCGAAGATCAACCTGATCGGCCCCCTCACCTTCCTGGGGCTCGGCAAAAGCGTCGACAAAAATTTTGACCGCTACGCCCATTTCGATGCCGTCGTCGAATGCTACGAAGCGGTGTTGACGGCGGTCAGTACCCTTGATGAGCACATCACCGTCCAGATCGACGAGCCGATCCTGGTGACGGGGCCGGATGCCAAAACCCTGAGCCTGCTCAAACGTGCCTACGACCGTATCGGCAAGACCGTGCCGCATATCGAACTGATCGTAGCGACCTATTTCGAGCACGCCTGCGAGGCCGTCGAAGTCCTGGCCCATACGCCGATCAGCGGGATCGCCCTGGACTTCGTCCACGGGCCGCGCAACATGGAAGCGCTCTGCACCATCGCAAAAAGCGGTAAAACGCTCATTGCCGGGGTCATCGACGGGCGGAACGTCTGGCGCAGCGACCTCGATGCCGTCGGCAACAGGCTCGAGACGATCGCGCAGACGGTTCCCCGTACCCTCATCGTACCCGCCACTTCCTGTTCGCTGCTGCACGTCCCCTACACTCTTGATGCGGAAACGAAGCTCGATGCGGAAATAAAGCAGTGGCTCGCCTTTGCGAAGGAGAAGCTGGCCGAACTGAATGTCGTCGCCAAACGCTTTGCCGGTGAGGCACTGGACGAGGCGGAGCTGCGCCTGATGCAGCTCAGCCGGGAGGCCGTCCACACACGCCAATGCTCCCCGCGCATCCACGACGCCGCCGTGCAGCAGCGCGTCGCATCACAGACGTCGACGGAGCGTGCGCAACCCTATGCGGAGCGGATCAAGGCCCAGCGCGAAGCACTGGCCTACCCCCTGCTGCCAACGACAACGATAGGTTCCTTCCCCCAGACGCCGGAGCTGCGCGCCCTGCGCCGCGACTTCAAACGCGGCGGCATCGATGCCAAGGCGTACGAAGCGGGCATCAAAGCCTATATCGACGACTGCATCGCCTTCCAGGAGTCGATCGGTCTGGACGTGCTCGTACACGGTGAACCGGAACGCAACGACATGGTCGAATATTTCGGCGAACAGCTTGCCGGGTTTGCGTTCAGCGCCAACGGCTGGGTCCAGAGCTACGGCAGCCGCTGCGTCAAGCCGCCGCTGCTCTACGGCGACGTCAGCCGCCCGCTTCCGATGACGGTGGGCTGGACGGCCTATGCGCAGAGCAAAACGGCAAAGATCGTCAAGGGCATGCTCACCGGCCCCGTCACGATCCTCAACTGGTCCTTCGTCCGCGACGACCTGCCCCGCGCCGACGTCGCCGCGCAGATCGCCCTGGCCATCGGTGACGAGGTCGACGATCTCCAGGACGCCGGTATCCGCATCATCCAGGTGGATGAAGCCGCCTTCAAAGAGGGGTACCCGCTGCGCCGCGAAAACATCGTTGACTACGAGACGTGGGCCGTCGACGCCTTCCGCCGCAGCGTTGCCTGCGCACACAGCGAGACGCAGATCCATACGCACATGTGCTACAGCCAGTTCAACGACATCATCCACACCATCGAGGCGATGGACGCGGACGTCATCTCCATCGAGACCGCCCGCAGCGGCAACGCGCTGCTGCGCATCTTTAAAGAGGTCGGCTACAAGCAGGAGGTGGGTCCCGGCGTCTACGACATCCACTCCCCCCGCATCCCGCCGGTGGCGGAGATGGTCGAGCAGATCAACGCCCTGCTGGAGGTACTGCCGCAGGAGCAGCTCTGGATCAACCCCGACTGCGGCCTTAAAACCCGCAAATGGGAGGAGGTCAAACCGAGCCTGGCCAACATGGTCGAAGCCGTCAGGGAGGTCCGCGCCTCATTTGACGCTATAATCGCATCCAAAAAAGGCGATGCAGCATGGACGAACCCCTCGAGATCCTCTACCGCGACGAGTGGCTTGTAG
- the truC gene encoding tRNA pseudouridine(65) synthase TruC → MDEPLEILYRDEWLVAVNKPSGLLVHRSWIDKDETRFALQLVRDQIGQYVYPVHRLDKPTSGVLLFALDPDTARKVGAIFEAGSVRKEYLAVVRGYIDEAGRIDYPLKELLDKMTDAKARTDKEAQEAVTAFERLSTVELPLPVGRYRTARYSLVRLRPETGRKHQLRRHMKHLLHPIVGDTKYGRTEHNNLFREHFGCHRLLLASTKLELPHPVTGEPLCINASPGEVFEALMARFGWHTE, encoded by the coding sequence ATGGACGAACCCCTCGAGATCCTCTACCGCGACGAGTGGCTTGTAGCCGTAAACAAGCCCAGCGGGCTGCTCGTACACCGTTCCTGGATCGACAAGGACGAGACACGCTTCGCGCTGCAGCTTGTGCGGGACCAGATCGGGCAGTATGTCTACCCGGTCCACCGCCTCGACAAACCTACTTCCGGCGTGCTGCTCTTCGCCCTCGACCCAGATACGGCCCGAAAAGTCGGCGCGATCTTCGAGGCGGGGAGCGTCCGCAAGGAGTACCTCGCCGTTGTCCGCGGCTACATTGACGAAGCGGGCCGCATCGACTACCCGCTCAAAGAGCTGCTCGACAAGATGACCGATGCGAAGGCTCGCACGGACAAGGAAGCACAGGAGGCGGTCACGGCTTTTGAGCGCCTCTCAACCGTCGAGCTTCCCCTCCCGGTCGGGCGCTACCGGACCGCCCGCTACTCTCTGGTGCGGCTTCGGCCCGAAACGGGGCGCAAACACCAGCTCCGCCGCCATATGAAGCACCTGCTGCACCCCATCGTCGGCGATACCAAATACGGTCGGACCGAACACAACAACCTCTTTCGGGAACATTTCGGCTGCCACCGCCTGCTGCTGGCCTCGACGAAGCTGGAACTCCCCCACCCCGTCACCGGTGAACCGCTCTGTATCAACGCCTCCCCCGGGGAGGTTTTCGAAGCACTCATGGCACGATTCGGCTGGCATACTGAATAA
- the dsbD gene encoding protein-disulfide reductase DsbD yields the protein MKRFIAFFTLLSATLLFAFQSSFLMPEEAFKPKASLLDNQHIAIDIELGEGIYVYADKLDASIKAPSTVSISEIKVNSVAEEHDGEMVHLHKVPVEIILTSSQKTGTVPVTVTLAFQGCSERGLCYEPQNKEYTFDIDLSRLTPVAAAVPVQEAADTAGQESETDLIVDTLKGGSLWAILALFFGFGLALSLTPCIFPMIPILSSIIVSQGEHITARRGFTLSLVYVLAMAFAYTIAGIMAGLFGENLQVILQNPWAIGAFALIFVALAFSMFGFYEIGLPATLQTRLSRFSDKAGEKGGFTGVAVMGFLSALIVGPCVAPGLAAALIYIGQTGNAALGGVALFVMSLGMGVPLLLIGLGAGRFMPKPGGWMNIVTEVFGAVMMGIAIWMVSRVIPDWITMMLWAIYFIVAAVYLGAFEPVHGGVRRSMHSFIKAIGIVFMLYGTILLVGALSGGTSLTQPLKGFEVKMCTDGTPAAASTKEVAFQVIHSEAELEQILAANRGKKVMLDFSAAWCTACAEYAEITFADPRVVSALDDFVLVQADVTDNSDPEKALTKQFGLFGPPGILFFDESGKLIGNKTLIGYKPPEAFLEHLRSL from the coding sequence GTGAAACGGTTTATCGCGTTTTTTACCCTGCTTTCGGCGACACTCCTCTTCGCCTTTCAAAGCAGTTTCCTGATGCCCGAAGAGGCGTTCAAGCCCAAGGCATCCCTGCTGGACAACCAGCATATTGCCATCGATATCGAACTGGGAGAGGGGATCTACGTCTATGCGGACAAACTTGATGCTTCCATCAAGGCACCTTCAACGGTCTCCATCTCCGAAATCAAAGTCAACAGCGTCGCCGAGGAGCACGACGGCGAGATGGTCCACCTGCACAAGGTCCCCGTCGAGATCATCCTGACCTCTTCACAGAAAACGGGCACGGTCCCCGTCACCGTCACGTTGGCGTTCCAGGGCTGTTCGGAGCGCGGGCTCTGCTACGAGCCGCAGAACAAAGAGTATACCTTCGACATCGATCTCTCCAGGCTGACACCCGTCGCCGCAGCGGTTCCGGTGCAGGAAGCAGCGGATACGGCCGGGCAGGAGAGCGAAACGGACCTGATCGTCGATACGCTCAAAGGCGGCAGCCTCTGGGCGATTCTGGCGCTTTTCTTCGGCTTCGGTCTGGCGCTGTCGCTCACCCCGTGTATCTTCCCGATGATCCCGATCCTCTCTTCCATCATTGTGTCACAGGGGGAGCATATCACGGCCAGACGCGGCTTCACGCTCTCGCTGGTCTACGTCCTGGCGATGGCGTTCGCCTACACGATCGCCGGGATCATGGCAGGACTTTTCGGCGAGAACCTGCAGGTGATCCTGCAGAACCCGTGGGCGATCGGCGCTTTTGCACTGATTTTTGTCGCGCTGGCATTTTCCATGTTCGGGTTTTACGAGATCGGGCTTCCGGCGACACTGCAGACGCGCCTGTCGCGCTTCTCCGACAAGGCAGGTGAAAAGGGCGGGTTTACCGGCGTCGCGGTGATGGGCTTTCTGAGCGCACTCATCGTCGGCCCCTGCGTGGCTCCCGGCCTGGCGGCGGCACTGATCTACATCGGCCAGACGGGCAATGCGGCGCTCGGCGGCGTGGCCCTCTTCGTCATGAGCCTCGGAATGGGGGTTCCCCTTCTGCTCATCGGTCTGGGTGCGGGCAGGTTCATGCCGAAACCGGGCGGCTGGATGAACATCGTCACGGAGGTGTTCGGCGCCGTGATGATGGGTATTGCCATCTGGATGGTGTCGCGGGTTATCCCGGACTGGATCACAATGATGCTCTGGGCGATCTACTTCATCGTCGCCGCCGTCTACCTCGGCGCTTTCGAACCGGTCCACGGCGGTGTGCGCCGCTCAATGCACTCGTTTATCAAAGCGATCGGTATCGTTTTCATGCTTTACGGGACGATCCTGCTCGTCGGCGCGCTTTCGGGCGGCACGTCGTTGACGCAGCCGCTCAAAGGGTTTGAAGTGAAAATGTGCACGGACGGTACCCCGGCTGCGGCATCGACGAAGGAGGTGGCCTTTCAGGTGATCCACTCCGAGGCGGAACTGGAGCAGATCCTGGCGGCGAACAGGGGAAAAAAGGTGATGCTGGACTTCTCGGCCGCATGGTGCACGGCCTGCGCGGAGTATGCGGAGATCACCTTCGCCGACCCTCGGGTCGTATCGGCGCTGGACGATTTCGTCCTGGTGCAGGCGGACGTGACGGATAACAGCGACCCCGAAAAGGCGCTTACAAAGCAGTTCGGACTCTTCGGACCTCCGGGCATCCTCTTCTTTGACGAAAGCGGAAAACTGATCGGGAACAAGACGCTCATCGGCTATAAGCCGCCCGAGGCGTTCCTCGAACACCTGCGTTCACTCTAG
- a CDS encoding protein containing Six-hairpin glycosidase-like domain protein, with amino-acid sequence MTVPHAVSGTDETHFIADVRKLLGGGEVSLQIPKRFGHAFDPACSQWYVTLFQPGEKPLRWGSRRRTAEASVLGAVAGLRKRKAFGAFDIADPSACRIMVEMVTEAVPCELKALTWMAISPTRYEPGVSGLRCEWNGQVRYVMPTDAVTHSLMSVTQLLDFLARRFGLAERGEEEEARAERMLSLPLQCSLLKSVAVISYESEALPLYRAIPAPFSLSAAGVERVVRESIGWLADNMREDGRFLYYYDPIRDSEADFQHPKNPGYYNILRHSGATITLIEGYEHFKEERLLAAARHSIDFFVTTLCEEEGRDGYACYPFYNKKSKLGGAGIGLAALMRYEHASGDTRYRHYAEGMVRHLLGRIADDGEMIGYYRHPRHQNGAPLVDIDAETKRALFSFYYPGEALLGLALFYAHADAAPELKTAILTQSRRALDFLVHIRPERYADLFEPLPADSWLMQAIEAWDGIAEIVTDAHRAFVYGDAAQMIRHMYMPDDALYPDYPGGFYYRFGDHVYHDGSRCEGLMAAYRLARQRGDRAEMTRVLGPMLLAARGLLATFNTPESTYAHRDPARTVGSFRFKLTRQWVRVDAVQHAACFYARLLPFLK; translated from the coding sequence ATGACGGTACCGCATGCGGTCTCCGGAACGGACGAAACGCATTTCATCGCGGATGTCCGCAAACTTCTGGGAGGCGGGGAGGTTTCCCTGCAGATCCCGAAGCGGTTTGGACATGCATTCGATCCGGCGTGCTCGCAATGGTACGTCACCCTTTTCCAACCCGGGGAAAAGCCGCTGCGATGGGGGTCGCGCCGCCGTACGGCAGAAGCGAGCGTTTTGGGGGCAGTCGCCGGACTGAGAAAACGCAAAGCGTTCGGGGCTTTTGACATCGCTGACCCTTCTGCGTGCCGGATCATGGTCGAGATGGTGACCGAAGCCGTCCCCTGCGAGCTAAAGGCGTTGACCTGGATGGCGATCTCCCCGACGCGTTACGAACCCGGTGTCTCGGGGCTTCGGTGTGAATGGAACGGTCAGGTGCGTTACGTTATGCCGACGGATGCGGTCACCCACAGTCTCATGAGTGTGACGCAGCTGCTGGATTTTCTCGCCCGGCGGTTCGGACTGGCGGAGCGGGGCGAGGAGGAAGAGGCGCGTGCCGAACGCATGCTGTCGCTCCCGCTGCAGTGCTCCCTGCTCAAAAGCGTCGCGGTGATCTCTTACGAATCGGAGGCGTTGCCGCTGTACCGCGCTATTCCCGCACCTTTCAGCCTCTCGGCTGCAGGGGTGGAGCGTGTCGTGCGGGAGAGCATAGGGTGGCTGGCGGACAATATGCGCGAAGATGGCCGGTTCCTCTACTACTATGACCCCATCAGGGACAGCGAAGCCGATTTTCAACATCCGAAAAATCCGGGTTACTACAATATATTGCGCCACAGCGGCGCGACGATCACCCTGATTGAAGGGTACGAACACTTCAAAGAGGAACGGCTGCTTGCGGCCGCACGGCACTCCATCGACTTTTTTGTGACGACACTGTGCGAAGAGGAGGGCAGAGATGGCTACGCCTGTTACCCTTTTTATAACAAGAAGTCCAAACTCGGCGGGGCGGGAATAGGGCTGGCCGCCCTGATGCGCTACGAGCATGCCAGCGGCGACACCCGCTACCGGCACTATGCCGAGGGGATGGTGCGGCACCTGCTCGGCCGTATTGCGGATGACGGCGAGATGATCGGCTATTACCGCCACCCGCGTCATCAAAACGGTGCACCGCTCGTCGACATCGATGCGGAAACGAAACGTGCGCTCTTCTCTTTTTACTACCCCGGCGAGGCGCTGCTGGGGCTGGCCCTCTTTTATGCGCACGCGGACGCGGCGCCGGAACTCAAAACGGCCATCCTCACACAGAGCCGACGTGCGCTTGATTTCCTCGTACATATCCGTCCCGAGCGGTATGCCGACCTTTTCGAACCGCTGCCGGCGGACAGCTGGCTGATGCAGGCGATTGAAGCCTGGGACGGCATCGCGGAGATCGTGACGGATGCCCACCGTGCCTTCGTCTACGGTGATGCGGCGCAGATGATCCGGCACATGTACATGCCCGACGACGCGCTCTATCCCGATTACCCCGGCGGTTTCTACTACCGCTTCGGTGACCACGTCTATCATGACGGCTCCCGCTGCGAAGGACTGATGGCGGCCTACCGTTTGGCCCGTCAGCGCGGCGACCGGGCAGAGATGACGCGGGTACTCGGCCCCATGCTGCTGGCGGCGCGGGGACTGCTCGCCACTTTCAATACACCGGAATCGACGTACGCCCACCGCGACCCGGCGCGTACCGTCGGCAGTTTCCGCTTCAAACTGACACGGCAGTGGGTCCGTGTCGATGCGGTACAGCATGCCGCCTGTTTTTATGCCCGGCTGCTCCCGTTTCTGAAGTAA
- a CDS encoding response regulator transcription factor, whose translation MKRLYLYSKRDSVLKHWKSGMSRLYKLQGFQELGSLYAALEEVRPAAVLFDYDGHIGEIEELLQYLSSSNTAVMAMNSSPVYSDGIVLLKGGARALLNAYASANNINQAVKAVVGGNIWLYPEFIQMMIRQNSMIAAGRQETLEPLSARERELAEMVALGMSNKEIAQTADITEQTVKTHLKTVYEKLGVASRLELAIMVNSGK comes from the coding sequence ATGAAACGACTCTACCTCTACTCGAAGCGCGATTCGGTACTGAAGCATTGGAAAAGCGGTATGTCGCGGCTGTATAAACTGCAGGGGTTTCAGGAGCTGGGATCGCTCTATGCGGCCCTGGAAGAGGTCCGTCCCGCCGCCGTGCTGTTTGACTATGACGGGCATATCGGCGAGATCGAGGAGCTGCTGCAGTATCTCAGCTCCTCCAATACCGCAGTGATGGCGATGAACAGCAGTCCTGTCTATTCGGACGGGATCGTGCTGCTCAAAGGGGGCGCGCGTGCCCTGCTGAACGCCTACGCTTCCGCCAACAATATCAACCAGGCCGTCAAGGCCGTCGTCGGCGGCAATATCTGGCTCTATCCGGAGTTCATTCAGATGATGATCCGGCAAAACAGCATGATCGCGGCCGGAAGGCAGGAGACGCTTGAACCGCTCTCCGCACGGGAGCGGGAACTCGCCGAGATGGTGGCGCTCGGGATGAGCAACAAAGAGATCGCCCAGACGGCAGACATCACCGAACAGACCGTCAAGACGCATCTGAAAACGGTGTACGAAAAGCTCGGCGTCGCCAGCCGCCTCGAACTGGCGATCATGGTGAATAGTGGCAAATAA
- a CDS encoding HlyD family type I secretion periplasmic adaptor subunit codes for MLDGSMLSNKPPKRPEHKNDLRPKAVTEKELAYLNSRTAAVLERTALHSRLFLWIMMLTVAIFIVWADHAMIDEVVKGDGKIVPSSQIKPIQNLEGGIVKEILIKEGDLVQKGEPLLKMQDIYFSSTVERNRLEYDELYARAVRLRAEAYGTAFIEPEITDPAQKALIEKERSLYQSNKQQLQKSIGALKAQIAQRTSELKEARERYTQLEAEMTLVQKEIDINRPLVEKRIVPEVDFIKLQRDANNVQQSLTATRHQITSTRAMIEEAKSKRDEAALAFQNRAKEDLNGIEAQMQRIKESQTALEDQVSRTLVRSPVDGIVKRLYVTTIGGVVTPGMKMMDILPTGDSLLVEVKVHPRDIAFLYPDQRAVIKITAYDFSIYGGLSGRVVRISPDSINEADGKTYYQVWIETDKTFLGTVENPLKLIPGMVVNAEIVTGKKSILDYILRPLLRTKDNAFKER; via the coding sequence ATGCTTGACGGATCCATGCTCTCCAACAAGCCGCCGAAGCGCCCGGAGCATAAGAACGACCTTCGACCTAAAGCCGTGACGGAAAAGGAGCTCGCGTATCTCAACAGCCGTACGGCCGCGGTCCTTGAGCGCACGGCGCTGCATTCACGGCTGTTCCTCTGGATTATGATGCTGACGGTGGCGATCTTCATCGTCTGGGCGGACCACGCCATGATCGACGAGGTCGTCAAAGGCGACGGGAAAATTGTCCCCAGCAGCCAGATCAAACCGATCCAGAACCTCGAAGGGGGGATCGTCAAGGAGATCCTGATCAAGGAGGGCGACCTGGTGCAAAAAGGCGAACCTCTCCTGAAGATGCAGGATATCTACTTCAGTTCGACCGTCGAACGCAACCGCCTCGAGTATGACGAGCTCTATGCCCGGGCGGTCCGTCTGCGGGCAGAAGCCTACGGCACGGCATTTATCGAACCCGAGATAACCGATCCGGCGCAAAAAGCGCTGATCGAGAAGGAACGCAGCCTCTACCAGAGCAACAAGCAGCAGCTCCAAAAAAGCATCGGCGCGCTCAAAGCGCAGATAGCACAGCGGACCAGTGAGCTTAAAGAGGCACGCGAGCGCTACACCCAGCTTGAAGCGGAAATGACCCTGGTGCAGAAAGAGATCGATATCAACCGGCCGCTGGTGGAAAAGCGCATCGTACCCGAAGTCGATTTCATCAAACTGCAGCGTGATGCCAACAACGTGCAGCAGTCGTTGACGGCTACACGCCACCAGATCACGTCGACACGGGCGATGATCGAAGAGGCCAAGAGCAAACGCGACGAAGCGGCGCTGGCGTTCCAGAACCGGGCCAAGGAGGACCTCAACGGCATTGAGGCGCAGATGCAGCGGATCAAAGAGTCGCAGACGGCGCTGGAGGACCAGGTGAGCCGGACCCTCGTGCGCTCGCCGGTCGACGGGATCGTCAAACGTCTCTATGTTACGACAATCGGCGGGGTCGTCACCCCGGGCATGAAGATGATGGATATCCTTCCGACGGGCGACTCCCTGCTGGTGGAAGTCAAAGTCCACCCGCGTGATATCGCCTTTTTGTACCCCGACCAGCGTGCCGTCATCAAGATTACGGCCTACGACTTCTCCATCTACGGCGGGCTCAGCGGACGGGTCGTGCGGATCAGCCCCGACTCCATCAACGAAGCGGACGGCAAAACCTATTACCAGGTCTGGATCGAAACGGACAAGACGTTCCTCGGTACGGTCGAAAACCCGTTGAAGCTGATCCCGGGGATGGTCGTCAACGCGGAGATCGTCACGGGCAAGAAGAGTATCCTCGACTATATCCTTCGCCCGCTCCTGCGGACGAAGGACAACGCCTTCAAGGAGCGATAA
- a CDS encoding type I secretion system permease/ATPase: MGERNSSGLLDALLAVAKLYHQEVTEEIVLAGLPVDPRDPKLFEPDPQRSRSLFSRAAEKAGFSSTLQKKPLRKIAQHLLPCILVLKEERACVLLEFDKDMEYANVLIPGVPEQEGWIAIEHLEEEYLGYCFLMKKNFGYRVDEQEDKAEEDGRHWFWSTLKRTKAIYADILIGSFLVNLFILILPLYMRNVFDRVIPNSALDTLWVLTYGVVAIFVLEALLKFLRSYFMEIAAKKSDVIMSSKIFEHVMDMKLSEQVGSVGAFSSDLKQYESIRNFLTSTVVTTVIDLPFSILFLLVVYWVAGDIVYIPLFTIVLIVLYAFLIKGPIRTSIRNSNQAASMKNSILLESLNAIETIKAFNYNSVMQWKLEEATGKIAQRGLKSRVLNGSIATVTAFLIRVQTVAVIVASVYMIHQGLLTTGGLLVAYILASRAVNPVGKLVMLILQFNKARSGFRAIEKVMDSAIEHPTERDFISARHLKGNIEFVNVDFAYPDAARNALNNVSFTIKPGEHVAIMGEMGSGKTTIINLLMGFYAPKDGMILVDDVEMDQYAPAELRKEIAYVPQEIILLQGTIKENIALKHPGIDSHEIVEAARLSGALRYINQNPDGFNMKIKEKGRNVSGGQRQSIGIARALIDSFTFVLFDEPTSHLDEESERIAILGISQKIKGKTAIFVTHKDAVLELVDRIILLERGEIIKDGTKQEVLAYLNKSEVHHA, from the coding sequence ATGGGCGAACGCAATAGTTCCGGGCTGCTTGACGCTCTGCTGGCCGTCGCGAAACTCTATCACCAGGAGGTGACGGAGGAGATCGTGCTGGCCGGCCTGCCGGTCGACCCGAGGGATCCGAAGCTTTTCGAACCCGATCCGCAGCGCTCCCGCTCCCTGTTCAGCCGGGCGGCGGAAAAAGCGGGTTTCTCCAGTACGCTCCAGAAAAAACCGCTGCGCAAGATCGCGCAACATCTGCTGCCGTGCATCCTTGTCCTCAAAGAGGAGCGGGCCTGCGTCCTGCTCGAGTTTGACAAAGATATGGAGTATGCAAACGTGCTGATCCCCGGGGTTCCCGAGCAGGAAGGGTGGATCGCCATCGAGCACCTCGAAGAGGAGTACCTGGGGTACTGCTTCCTGATGAAGAAGAACTTCGGGTACCGGGTGGATGAGCAGGAGGACAAAGCCGAAGAGGACGGCCGGCACTGGTTCTGGAGTACGCTCAAGCGTACGAAAGCGATTTACGCCGATATCCTGATCGGGTCGTTCCTGGTCAACCTCTTCATCCTGATCCTGCCGCTGTATATGCGCAACGTCTTCGACCGGGTGATCCCGAACTCGGCCCTCGATACGCTCTGGGTCCTGACCTACGGCGTCGTCGCCATTTTTGTGCTCGAAGCCCTCCTGAAGTTCCTGCGCAGCTACTTTATGGAGATCGCGGCAAAGAAGAGCGACGTCATCATGTCCTCGAAGATCTTCGAGCATGTGATGGATATGAAGCTCTCCGAACAGGTCGGTTCCGTCGGGGCGTTTTCAAGTGACCTGAAACAGTATGAGAGTATCCGGAATTTTCTGACCTCTACGGTCGTGACGACCGTGATCGACCTCCCTTTCTCCATCCTCTTCCTGCTGGTGGTCTACTGGGTGGCGGGAGACATCGTCTATATCCCCCTGTTTACGATCGTGCTGATCGTGCTTTATGCGTTCCTGATCAAGGGGCCGATCCGGACGAGCATCCGTAACTCGAACCAGGCCGCGTCGATGAAAAACAGCATTCTGCTCGAAAGCCTTAACGCCATTGAGACGATCAAGGCCTTTAACTACAACAGCGTGATGCAGTGGAAACTGGAGGAGGCGACCGGCAAAATTGCCCAGCGGGGGCTCAAGTCGCGTGTGCTCAACGGCTCCATCGCGACGGTCACGGCCTTCCTGATCCGGGTGCAGACGGTCGCCGTCATCGTGGCGAGCGTCTATATGATCCATCAGGGACTGCTGACGACGGGGGGACTGCTGGTCGCCTATATCCTCGCCTCGCGGGCGGTCAACCCGGTCGGGAAACTGGTGATGCTGATCTTGCAGTTCAACAAGGCCAGGTCAGGCTTCCGGGCGATCGAAAAGGTGATGGACAGTGCGATCGAACACCCGACCGAACGGGATTTCATCAGTGCACGCCATCTCAAAGGGAACATCGAGTTCGTCAATGTCGATTTCGCCTACCCCGATGCGGCGCGGAATGCCCTGAACAACGTTTCGTTTACAATCAAACCCGGCGAGCACGTGGCGATCATGGGAGAGATGGGGTCGGGCAAGACGACCATCATCAACCTGCTGATGGGCTTTTATGCGCCCAAAGATGGGATGATCCTCGTCGACGATGTCGAGATGGACCAGTATGCCCCGGCGGAGCTGCGCAAGGAGATCGCCTACGTACCGCAGGAGATCATCCTGCTGCAGGGGACGATCAAGGAGAACATTGCCCTCAAACATCCCGGCATCGACTCGCACGAGATCGTCGAGGCGGCCCGCCTGAGCGGGGCCCTGCGCTACATCAACCAGAACCCCGACGGTTTCAACATGAAGATCAAGGAAAAGGGACGCAACGTCTCCGGCGGGCAGCGGCAGTCCATCGGGATCGCACGGGCATTGATCGACAGTTTCACGTTTGTCCTTTTCGATGAACCGACCTCGCACCTGGACGAAGAGAGCGAACGCATCGCCATTCTCGGGATCTCCCAGAAGATCAAGGGGAAAACGGCCATCTTCGTCACCCACAAAGATGCCGTACTCGAGCTGGTCGACCGTATCATCCTGCTCGAGCGCGGGGAGATCATCAAGGACGGGACGAAGCAAGAAGTCCTTGCTTACCTGAACAAGTCGGAGGTGCATCATGCTTGA